In Ictalurus punctatus breed USDA103 chromosome 3, Coco_2.0, whole genome shotgun sequence, the following are encoded in one genomic region:
- the gprin3b gene encoding G protein-regulated inducer of neurite outgrowth 3, whose protein sequence is MGTVPNPKRTVTVQMVPRLSGTDTLGNKDANTICLQDSGLNLTKDCASTQKTKPDQDNMQHKSASKGKLLEGASNSPSSNSEDHRKPDAQEPHANTKMENSNVNSKLLPTISAKSKDISSSSPSCVETLPKDDKGRNGSLAKQGIEEEQSAEKLQNRPSSSEEPTAQSQKLCHTCDPKLTDLPASNRNSNKDNSHLYELKESSCTISSDLALITSMDETNQPHPDSVRKLQGGTCPQGLTTEVFKSVPKPAEASQPANSIEKAEADLAILQANKKQSTPLKEKESCPKSEYDANDAKSHTVTINSTSPHSGDISSCHSFHAEVTDEAIQTQGPVSEENKMKHCKLYREASTMTSAADCGTSPCKRHQDVEVQAVALVCTRAVETSPSLFPYHPKRVSICLQMEEMESLAMVYHKDSTEAPIIMETSGSSCGPSITTLSEVLPQSGGILVHTDGVLQHETRLGAKPKEPGPPIYNAPKGCSPLQPVYQINIETCNQNKLSNEASCQSQSYKVSPVPSVSNSVKQDSKGKGFGEISTTTTDQACQALSVTSPQSEQPARPPVAKAPISQSKPSPHVVGLCSVANDSKTEASAPPSSSTSDYKLKMEQLVNKSIAKSAKKGSKLGPERDKKEDEKAAKPTKKSVHDVVWDEQGMTWEVYGASLDPESLGFAIQSHLQCKIKEHEKKIMSQTTLRKSVSGPASDSPSGRKSKRRQANAFRSMFQNVRRPNCCVRPPPSAVLE, encoded by the coding sequence ATGGGAACTGTCCCTAACCCCAAAAGGACTGTCACTGTTCAAATGGTACCTCGACTCTCTGGTACGGATACTTTGGGCAACAAGGACGCAAACACAATTTGCCTCCAAGACTCAGGTTTAAACCTGACAAAGGATTGTGCTTctacccaaaaaacaaaaccagatCAGGATAATATGCAACACAAGTCTGCAAGTAAAGGGAAACTATTGGAAGGGGCATCCAACTCTCCTTCTTCTAATAGTGAGGATCACAGAAAACCTGATGCACAGGAACCTCATGCAAACACCAAGATGGAAAACAGCAATGTAAATTCAAAGTTGTTACCAACAATTTCTGCCAAAAGCAAGGATATTTCTTCAAGTAGCCCATCATGTGTAGAAACACTGCCTAAAGATGATAAGGGGAGAAATGGCAGTCTTGCTAAACAAGGAATTGAGGAAGAGCAGAGTGCGGAGAAACTACAGAATAGGCCATCGTCATCTGAGGAACCCACAGCACAAAGTCAAAAGCTATGTCACACATGTGATCCTAAGCTCACAGACTTACCTGCCAGCAACAGGAACTCAAACAAGGACAATTCCCATTTATATGAACTTAAAGAATCGAGCTGCACCATTAGTTCAGATCTAGCTCTGATCACCAGCATGGATGAGACTAATCAACCACATCCTGATTCAGTTAGGAAATTGCAAGGAGGGACTTGCCCACAAGGCCTTACAACAGAGGTTTTCAAATCAGTTCCTAAACCAGCAGAGGCCTCTCAGCCAGCAAACAGCATCGAGAAAGCTGAGGCAGATCTTGCTATattacaagcaaacaaaaaacagtccaCACCTCTTAAAGAAAAAGAGTCCTGCCCCAAATCTGAATATGATGCAAATGATGCCAAATCCCATACTGTCACAATAAACAGCACTTCCCCACACTCCGGGGACATCTCCTCATGTCACTCCTTTCATGCTGAAGTGACAGATGAGGCAATTCAAACACAAGGACCTGTTTCAGAGGAAAATAAGATGAAACACTGTAAGCTGTACCGTGAGGCCTCCACCATGACATCAGCAGCAGACTGTGGCACCTCACCCTGCAAACGGCACCAAGATGTAGAGGTGCAGGCTGTGGCTTTAGTCTGCACTCGAGCTGTTGAAACAAGTCCCAGCCTTTTTCCATACCATCCCAAACGGGTGTCTATATGTCTTCAAATGGAAGAAATGGAGAGCCTTGCAATGGTATATCATAAGGACAGTACAGAGGCACCGATTATAATGGAAACGTCTGGCAGTTCATGTGGCCCATCTATCACAACCTTGTCAGAGGTACTTCCCCAATCTGGAGGtattttggtgcacacagatgGTGTTTTACAACACGAGACCAGGCTTGGAGCCAAGCCCAAGGAGCCTGGGCCACCAATTTACAATGCCCCAAAAGGATGTTCACCTCTTCAACCAGTTTATCAGATCAATATCGAGACATGCAATCAAAATAAGCTATCGAATGAAGCTAGTTGTCAAAGTCAGAGCTACAAAGTCTCCCCTGTCCCTTCTGTTTCAAATTCTGTGAAACAGGACTCCAAGGGGAAGGGCTTTGGTGAGATATCGACCACAACAACTGATCAGGCCTGTCAAGCTCTGTCTGTAACAAGTCCTCAGTCAGAACAACCTGCCAGGCCTCCTGTTGCTAAAGCCCCTATTTCACAGTCAAAGCCCTCTCCACATGTGGTCGGTCTTTGCTCAGTGGCTAATGATTCCAAAACAGAGGCTTCTGCCCCACCGTCAAGCTCCACTTCAGATTACAAATTAAAGATGGAGCAGCTGGTTAACAAATCCATAGCCAAGTCTGCAAAGAAAGGTTCCAAGTTGGGGCCAGAGAGGGATAAGAAGGAGGATGAGAAGGCAGCCAAGCCGACCAAGAAGAGTGTTCATGACGTGGTGTGGGATGAGCAGGGCATGACGTGGGAGGTGTACGGTGCCTCGCTGGATCCAGAGTCGCTTGGTTTCGCTATCCAGAGTCACCTCCAGTGCAAAATCAAAGAGCACGAGAAGAAGATCATGTCTCAGACGACACTCAGGAAATCCGTTTCAGGTCCAGCGTCTGACTCGCCATCGGGCAGAAAGAGCAAGCGAAGGCAGGCTAACGCCTTCAGGTCCATGTTCCAAAATGTCCGACGGCCCAACTGTTGTGTACGTCCACCCCCCTCGGCAGTGCTGGAGTGA